The following are encoded in a window of Lactobacillus intestinalis genomic DNA:
- the smc gene encoding chromosome segregation protein SMC: MPLTELIIDGFKSFADKTTIHFDQGITGIVGPNGSGKSNITEAIRWAMGESRAKSLRGSSMKDVIFAGSELRKPLNRAEVTLVFDNHNHELKFDNEKVAVTRRILHSGDSDYLINNQSVRLKDIRTLFLDSGISQNSLAIISQGRVDQILNSRPEERRIIFEEAAGVLHFKEQKEIAQNELVKTNDNLIRINDIVKELEKRIEPLHEQSSLAKEYKFQKKQLDQKLKTLLAFEIETLNKKRKQIQSKADKNQVLLERLDSEFADSQEAVASKKEEYQLLNEKREQTQNELLKITNQVSKLNADLQISEQSKQYDEATKNEYQTQLKDLEVQIKTLTAELARLDEEKDNLTASQSKLKEKRNDLVAQLHDDPNELDQKLEEMRNSYIQLLQDQTTNNNQLVYLKAELKKATNDQSSQDSAVTKQYEEANKQLAKLKETGQKLNTQKNETESQLTSLKKRHADLEEQITTLRQLVNNERNDLQKINARYEALSSIQKRHEGYYLGVRSVLNHVDNYPGVIGVIGELLTFSSNLEAAITTALGSGVQNLVTDTRISARNAINQLKHAHAGRATFLPLDGLRQHSIPSSTVTILKSFDGFKGIASELVESKTDVDITAAINYLLGSVIVVDNIDTALAISKRVNRYRIVTLDGDVISPGGSMTGGMRNQQNNSPLQTITEINKLEEQIAKIKKQFASDNHSLQDLLEDELALQKEIDKHNKRLQNLSQKLNEAAISYQNEEKEVKRLADANALFDIKSKERAQSIKKLEQDIELAENKRESLTLDGKKQENAIAELRTRIKNFSVLNKEVQAKISEFDPEIAVFSNKLENLLAQQEDKSLQLQNSKDQLQNLTKKLAALGQDRELSLKKRKDLQGQLESLSEQKEDLQKTLQDISSKLGQINAQINQLDQVASRNYDLRKNAAVEQEEFSVKLAKLNTEIDQRLETLSTDYSMTYEAAINQADVENTEKIRNELKKSVKLHRMSIADIGPVNLDSIEEYNEVKERYDFLSGQQDDLLKAREDLKNSMTELDDEVKTRFSETFTKVADGFTKIFPVVFGGGNAKLVLTDPDDMLKTGVEIIAQPPGKKLQRLSLLSGGERALTAITLLFAMLQINPVPFCVLDEVEAALDDANVTRFAQFLQKYDMHTQFIVITHRRGTMQQADQLYGVVMQESGVSQVLSVSLKEIKDEVN, encoded by the coding sequence GTGCCATTAACAGAATTAATTATTGATGGTTTTAAATCATTCGCTGATAAAACAACTATTCATTTTGATCAAGGAATAACTGGAATTGTTGGGCCAAATGGTAGCGGTAAAAGTAATATCACGGAGGCTATCAGATGGGCAATGGGGGAATCAAGAGCTAAAAGTCTACGTGGAAGTAGCATGAAAGATGTTATTTTTGCAGGAAGTGAGTTACGTAAGCCACTTAATCGGGCAGAAGTAACTTTAGTTTTTGATAATCATAATCATGAGTTGAAATTTGATAATGAAAAAGTTGCAGTTACTAGAAGAATTTTACATTCTGGTGATAGTGACTATTTGATTAATAATCAATCTGTGCGATTAAAAGATATTAGAACACTCTTTTTAGATTCTGGAATCTCACAAAATAGTTTAGCTATTATCTCGCAAGGAAGAGTAGATCAAATTTTGAATTCACGTCCTGAAGAACGTAGGATCATTTTTGAAGAAGCTGCGGGAGTTTTGCATTTTAAAGAACAAAAAGAGATTGCTCAAAATGAATTAGTTAAGACTAATGATAACTTGATTCGAATCAATGACATTGTTAAAGAACTTGAAAAGCGAATTGAACCTCTTCATGAGCAAAGTTCTCTAGCCAAAGAATATAAATTTCAGAAAAAACAACTCGATCAAAAATTGAAGACCTTATTAGCTTTTGAAATTGAAACTTTAAATAAAAAGAGAAAACAGATTCAATCAAAAGCTGATAAAAATCAAGTTTTACTTGAACGTTTAGATAGTGAATTTGCAGATTCTCAAGAAGCTGTTGCTTCTAAAAAAGAAGAATATCAGCTTCTTAATGAAAAGCGGGAACAGACGCAAAACGAGTTGCTGAAAATTACTAATCAAGTTTCAAAATTAAATGCTGATTTACAGATTTCTGAGCAATCTAAGCAATATGATGAAGCTACTAAAAATGAATACCAAACTCAACTTAAAGATTTAGAAGTTCAGATTAAGACACTTACAGCTGAATTAGCAAGGCTTGATGAGGAAAAAGATAATTTAACTGCTTCTCAATCAAAATTAAAAGAAAAAAGAAATGATTTAGTTGCTCAGCTACATGATGATCCTAATGAGCTTGATCAAAAGTTAGAAGAAATGCGCAATAGCTATATTCAGCTTTTACAAGATCAAACAACTAATAATAACCAATTAGTGTATTTAAAAGCTGAACTCAAAAAAGCTACTAATGATCAGTCTTCTCAAGATAGCGCAGTCACTAAACAATATGAAGAAGCTAATAAACAATTAGCTAAATTAAAAGAGACTGGTCAAAAATTAAACACTCAAAAGAATGAAACTGAAAGTCAATTAACTTCACTAAAGAAGAGACATGCAGATCTAGAAGAACAAATTACTACCTTGCGTCAATTGGTTAATAATGAACGTAATGATCTTCAGAAAATTAATGCACGTTATGAGGCACTTTCTAGCATTCAAAAGCGTCATGAGGGCTACTATCTTGGAGTTAGAAGTGTTTTAAACCACGTAGATAACTACCCGGGTGTAATTGGTGTAATTGGCGAATTATTAACTTTTTCTTCAAATCTTGAGGCGGCGATTACTACAGCTTTAGGAAGTGGAGTTCAGAATCTAGTTACCGATACGCGAATTAGTGCGCGAAATGCTATTAACCAGCTCAAGCATGCTCATGCTGGTCGAGCAACGTTTTTACCTTTAGATGGTTTGCGTCAGCATTCAATACCTTCATCAACAGTTACAATTTTAAAATCATTTGATGGTTTTAAAGGAATAGCTAGTGAGTTGGTAGAAAGTAAAACAGATGTAGATATTACAGCTGCAATTAACTATTTGCTGGGTAGTGTGATTGTGGTAGATAATATTGATACGGCATTGGCAATTTCTAAGCGAGTTAATCGTTACCGCATTGTCACCTTGGATGGGGATGTGATTTCTCCAGGAGGATCAATGACGGGAGGGATGCGCAACCAACAAAATAATTCTCCGCTTCAAACAATAACTGAAATTAATAAACTTGAAGAACAAATTGCGAAGATTAAAAAGCAATTTGCAAGTGATAATCATAGTTTGCAAGACTTGCTGGAAGATGAACTTGCTTTACAAAAAGAAATTGATAAACATAATAAACGGCTTCAAAATTTAAGTCAAAAATTAAATGAAGCGGCTATTTCTTATCAAAATGAGGAAAAAGAAGTTAAACGTCTTGCAGATGCAAATGCTTTATTTGATATAAAAAGTAAAGAACGTGCACAATCAATTAAAAAGCTAGAGCAAGATATTGAATTAGCTGAAAATAAGCGTGAAAGTCTTACACTCGATGGTAAAAAACAAGAAAATGCAATTGCAGAATTAAGAACAAGAATTAAAAATTTCTCTGTTTTGAATAAAGAAGTTCAAGCTAAGATTTCTGAGTTTGATCCTGAAATTGCGGTATTTTCTAATAAGCTAGAAAACTTGCTTGCTCAACAAGAAGATAAGTCTTTGCAATTGCAAAATAGTAAAGATCAGCTGCAGAATTTAACTAAGAAATTAGCAGCTTTAGGACAAGATCGAGAACTTTCTTTGAAAAAGCGAAAAGACTTACAAGGTCAGTTAGAAAGCTTGTCCGAACAAAAGGAAGATTTACAAAAAACTTTACAAGACATTTCATCAAAACTTGGGCAGATTAATGCTCAAATTAATCAATTAGATCAAGTTGCAAGTCGAAATTATGATTTACGTAAAAATGCGGCTGTAGAACAAGAAGAATTTTCAGTTAAACTCGCTAAGCTAAATACAGAAATTGATCAACGTTTAGAAACTTTAAGTACCGATTATTCAATGACTTATGAAGCTGCGATTAATCAAGCTGATGTTGAAAACACGGAAAAAATTCGCAACGAACTAAAAAAGAGCGTTAAATTACATAGGATGTCGATTGCGGATATTGGACCTGTTAACTTAGATTCAATTGAAGAATATAATGAGGTCAAAGAGCGTTATGATTTCTTAAGTGGTCAGCAAGATGACCTATTAAAGGCGCGAGAAGACTTAAAGAACTCAATGACCGAACTTGATGATGAAGTAAAGACGCGCTTTAGTGAAACCTTTACTAAGGTAGCAGATGGATTTACTAAGATTTTCCCTGTAGTATTTGGTGGGGGAAATGCCAAATTAGTTTTAACAGATCCAGATGACATGTTAAAAACTGGGGTCGAAATTATTGCGCAGCCACCTGGTAAAAAACTTCAACGCTTAAGTCTTTTGTCGGGGGGAGAACGGGCTTTAACAGCTATTACATTATTGTTTGCCATGCTTCAGATTAATCCAGTTCCATTTTGTGTATTGGATGAAGTAGAAGCAGCTTTAGATGACGCAAATGTAACGCGTTTTGCTCAATTTTTACAAAAGTACGATATGCATACTCAGTTCATTGTAATTACTCACCGTCGTGGCACTATGCAGCAAGCGGACCAATTGTATGGAGTGGTAATGCAAGAATCAGGAGTATCACAAGTATTGTCAGTATCGTTAAAAGAAATTAAAGATGAGGTGAATTAA
- a CDS encoding C69 family dipeptidase encodes MKEYSACTTILVGKKASIDGTTMIARNDDTFKPITPQKFIIEPARHGEKKHIKSWLNKFEMDLPEDAQRVPAVPNVDYKHQGYYDESGINQENVAMSCTESTYGNERTLAFDPLVKDGLDEDCMQTVTLPYIHSARNGVEYLGKLIAKYGSPAGNSVLFSDKDEIWYMEIVTGHHWVAQRIPDDCYAATGNRVAIEQVDFNDPDHFMWSEGIREFVDEHDLNPDHEGWNFRHIFGTYTEQDRHYNTNRQWYIQKLFNPEIEQDPEDGDLPFIRKAAKKITKEDIQFALGSHYQDTPYDPFGKGTEEEKHRFRPIGLNRTQNAHILQIRSNVPADRAAIMWLCIGGPTFTPFVPFFANMNDTDPSYNNTSMDYNMNDAWWYYKSFAALVESHYPQFVQLDTTYLTELNRYYRARVEEIIKGAEGKTGDELTEYLTTENQKTVAHTKKETEKLWGQMFIDSINMSKLTFNMDENL; translated from the coding sequence ATGAAAGAATATAGTGCATGTACGACAATTTTAGTCGGTAAAAAAGCTTCTATCGATGGTACAACTATGATTGCACGTAATGATGATACTTTTAAGCCAATCACTCCCCAAAAGTTCATCATTGAACCTGCTCGTCATGGAGAAAAGAAGCATATTAAATCTTGGCTTAATAAGTTTGAAATGGATTTGCCTGAGGATGCCCAACGTGTGCCAGCAGTTCCTAATGTAGATTACAAGCACCAAGGTTACTACGACGAAAGTGGTATTAACCAAGAAAATGTTGCTATGTCATGTACTGAATCAACTTATGGTAATGAAAGAACGCTTGCTTTCGATCCATTAGTTAAAGATGGTCTTGATGAAGACTGTATGCAAACTGTAACCTTGCCATATATTCATTCTGCTAGAAATGGTGTGGAATATTTAGGTAAGCTGATTGCTAAATATGGTAGTCCAGCTGGTAATTCTGTTCTTTTCAGTGATAAGGATGAAATCTGGTACATGGAAATCGTTACCGGCCACCACTGGGTTGCCCAACGTATTCCAGATGATTGCTATGCTGCTACGGGTAACCGTGTTGCCATTGAACAAGTTGATTTTAATGATCCTGATCATTTTATGTGGAGTGAGGGGATTCGTGAATTTGTTGATGAACACGATTTGAACCCAGATCATGAAGGTTGGAATTTCCGTCACATTTTTGGAACTTACACTGAACAAGATCGTCACTACAATACTAACCGTCAATGGTATATTCAAAAACTTTTCAACCCAGAAATTGAACAAGATCCTGAAGATGGAGATCTTCCATTTATCCGGAAGGCAGCTAAGAAGATTACCAAAGAAGATATTCAATTTGCTTTAGGTTCTCACTATCAAGATACCCCATATGATCCGTTTGGTAAGGGTACTGAAGAAGAAAAGCACCGTTTCCGTCCTATTGGTTTGAATAGAACTCAAAATGCTCATATTTTACAAATTAGAAGTAATGTTCCTGCAGATCGTGCTGCTATTATGTGGTTATGTATTGGCGGCCCTACATTCACTCCATTTGTACCATTCTTTGCTAATATGAATGACACTGACCCTTCATATAACAATACTTCTATGGATTACAACATGAATGATGCTTGGTGGTACTACAAGTCATTTGCTGCTCTTGTTGAAAGTCATTACCCACAATTTGTTCAATTAGATACTACTTATTTAACTGAATTAAACCGTTACTACCGTGCACGTGTTGAAGAAATTATTAAGGGTGCTGAAGGTAAGACGGGTGACGAATTGACTGAATATTTGACTACTGAAAACCAAAAGACAGTTGCTCATACTAAGAAAGAAACTGAAAAGCTTTGGGGTCAAATGTTTATTGATTCTATTAATATGTCTAAATTAACTTTTAATATGGATGAAAATCTATAA
- a CDS encoding putative quinol monooxygenase, protein MNLKNPPIMNFHRLAVSPQNQAAFVKAGNTNMFKSIEDDGTLFMFSAKSKQSNDNYVFECYKDEKAYEDHLVSSQFKDFKKATQDLVIENDSFPLTPIFAGTNYQNLRIKSDNNYLVNIAKITLVDFDREAFAKIVKHEMTVSMQEEPGVIAMFAGYLFDVENEWRFFEVYKDESAYQKHVQTDNFKDYVQKTQEMFYQKEVLQLHGDIIVDKANINYEK, encoded by the coding sequence ATGAATTTGAAAAATCCACCAATTATGAATTTTCATCGTTTAGCTGTTAGTCCACAAAATCAAGCTGCTTTTGTAAAAGCTGGCAACACTAACATGTTCAAATCTATTGAAGACGATGGAACTTTATTTATGTTTTCTGCTAAAAGTAAGCAGTCTAATGATAATTATGTCTTTGAATGTTATAAAGATGAGAAAGCTTACGAAGATCATCTAGTTTCCTCTCAATTTAAAGATTTTAAAAAGGCAACACAGGATCTAGTAATTGAAAATGATTCTTTTCCATTAACTCCGATATTTGCAGGAACTAATTATCAAAATTTACGTATAAAGAGTGATAATAATTATCTAGTTAATATAGCTAAGATTACTTTAGTGGATTTTGATCGCGAAGCTTTTGCTAAGATTGTAAAGCATGAGATGACGGTTTCTATGCAAGAAGAGCCTGGTGTAATTGCGATGTTTGCAGGCTACTTGTTTGATGTAGAAAATGAATGGCGTTTCTTTGAAGTATATAAAGATGAATCTGCATACCAAAAGCATGTACAAACCGATAATTTTAAAGACTATGTTCAAAAAACACAAGAAATGTTTTATCAAAAAGAAGTATTGCAACTTCATGGAGATATCATTGTAGATAAAGCAAATATTAATTACGAAAAATAA
- a CDS encoding APC family permease, whose protein sequence is MSLWKIMNRKEDPRVYENKDGHLVRSLKVRDILALGVGTIVSASIFTLPGEVAAMHTGPAVAISFILAAIAAGLVAFAYAEMAAAMPFAGSAYSWINVVFGEFWGWVAGWALLAEYFIALAFVGSGLSANLRALIAPLGIKLPAALSNAFGTDGGIVDIISLVSIALVAILISNGVNRVSRVENGLVVLKVIAILLFVVVGATAIKYSNYIPFIPKYRPTANGAFGGWQGIYAGVAMIFLSYIGFDSVAANSAEAIDPEKTMPRGIIGSLVIAVILFVCVSLVLVGVMPYGKYAGSAEPVGLALRYANHGIVAVVVQTIAVFGMFTALIGMSMAGSRLVYSFGRDGMLPKWLGKLDKNHRPNNAVLAITVAAILIGTIFPFAALSQLISAGTLIAFMFVSLGIYPLRRREGKDITDPAFKMPLYPILPALAFLASLVVFLGLDVQAKIYAIAWFILGVIIYLVYGIRHSSLNK, encoded by the coding sequence ATGAGTCTTTGGAAGATCATGAATCGAAAAGAAGATCCACGTGTTTATGAGAATAAAGATGGACATCTGGTTCGCTCGTTAAAAGTAAGAGATATTTTAGCTTTGGGCGTTGGTACAATCGTCTCAGCTTCAATTTTCACATTACCTGGTGAAGTAGCTGCTATGCACACAGGACCAGCAGTTGCAATTTCTTTCATTTTAGCTGCGATTGCTGCAGGTTTAGTAGCCTTTGCTTATGCAGAAATGGCAGCAGCGATGCCTTTTGCTGGATCGGCTTATTCTTGGATTAATGTTGTTTTTGGAGAATTTTGGGGATGGGTGGCTGGATGGGCCCTTTTAGCAGAGTATTTTATTGCTCTTGCCTTTGTAGGATCGGGTCTTTCCGCAAACCTGCGAGCCTTAATTGCACCTTTAGGAATAAAGTTACCAGCTGCTCTTTCCAATGCTTTTGGAACTGATGGTGGAATTGTCGACATTATTTCATTAGTTTCGATTGCATTGGTAGCTATTTTAATTTCTAATGGTGTGAATCGCGTTTCTAGAGTTGAAAACGGCTTAGTTGTTTTAAAAGTTATTGCTATTTTATTGTTTGTTGTAGTAGGAGCAACTGCTATCAAATACAGCAATTATATTCCTTTTATTCCAAAGTATCGTCCAACTGCTAACGGTGCATTTGGAGGATGGCAAGGTATTTATGCCGGAGTAGCGATGATTTTCTTATCTTACATCGGATTTGATTCCGTGGCTGCTAACTCAGCAGAAGCAATTGATCCCGAAAAGACAATGCCTCGTGGAATTATTGGTTCTTTAGTAATTGCAGTAATTTTATTTGTCTGCGTAAGTTTAGTATTAGTAGGTGTTATGCCATATGGTAAGTATGCTGGTAGTGCTGAACCAGTTGGTTTAGCATTACGGTATGCTAACCATGGTATTGTCGCTGTTGTAGTTCAAACTATCGCTGTATTTGGGATGTTTACTGCTTTAATCGGAATGAGCATGGCGGGTTCACGTTTGGTTTACTCTTTTGGTCGTGATGGTATGCTTCCAAAATGGCTCGGTAAACTTGATAAAAATCACCGTCCAAATAATGCCGTTCTTGCAATTACCGTGGCTGCGATCTTAATTGGAACAATTTTCCCATTTGCAGCCTTGTCACAATTGATTTCAGCTGGTACTTTGATTGCCTTCATGTTTGTTTCTTTGGGAATTTATCCTTTAAGAAGACGTGAAGGAAAGGACATTACTGATCCAGCCTTTAAAATGCCACTTTACCCTATCTTACCTGCCTTAGCATTCTTAGCTTCCTTGGTTGTGTTCCTTGGATTAGACGTTCAAGCTAAAATTTATGCAATTGCATGGTTTATTCTAGGTGTAATAATTTATTTGGTATACGGTATAAGACATTCGAGTTTAAACAAATAA
- the rnc gene encoding ribonuclease III: MVSTKFINQLNQKYGIRFHNEKLLEEAFTHSSYANEHPNDGIRDYEKLEFLGDAVLELAVSDYLYRHFPKLNEGELTRLRSNVVRTEGFSEFAIECGFQNEINLGRGEEKAGARNRKTLLEDVFEAFNGALFLDQGMDGVQKFLKKTVYPLIDKGEFTDSRDYKTDLQEFLQQNGPVKIEYQVISESQMPSHFVVELKINDKVQSTGEGHNKKAAEQQAAKAALQKLE; encoded by the coding sequence ATGGTAAGTACTAAATTTATAAATCAATTAAATCAAAAATATGGAATTAGGTTTCATAATGAAAAATTATTAGAAGAAGCTTTTACGCATTCTTCTTATGCAAATGAGCATCCCAACGATGGTATTCGTGATTATGAAAAGTTGGAATTTCTTGGGGATGCTGTCTTAGAACTTGCAGTATCTGATTATTTATACCGCCATTTTCCTAAATTAAATGAAGGGGAATTGACCCGTTTAAGATCGAATGTTGTAAGAACTGAAGGCTTTTCGGAATTTGCAATTGAATGTGGTTTTCAAAATGAGATTAACCTAGGTCGCGGAGAAGAAAAAGCCGGTGCTCGAAATCGTAAAACTTTACTAGAAGACGTTTTTGAAGCATTTAATGGAGCTCTTTTTTTAGATCAAGGAATGGACGGAGTTCAAAAATTTTTAAAGAAAACCGTCTATCCTTTGATCGATAAAGGGGAGTTTACTGATTCACGAGATTATAAGACGGATTTGCAGGAATTTTTACAACAAAATGGTCCTGTAAAGATTGAGTATCAAGTAATTAGTGAGTCTCAAATGCCATCTCATTTTGTAGTTGAATTAAAAATTAACGATAAAGTTCAATCAACTGGTGAAGGTCACAATAAAAAAGCGGCAGAACAACAAGCAGCAAAAGCGGCACTACAAAAGCTTGAATAG
- the ftsY gene encoding signal recognition particle-docking protein FtsY, with protein sequence MGLFDRIKKSLFGDKEKEEVKSEETTEEQETASENQEDSEKVEDQTSEETQEATESGSDGETEESAPAAKKKEEEESQLNDEVSVETPIQEDEESQTSIDNEVEESTENSDEPEDESIAADDSEEENDDAQLYEKGLEKTNKGFGARLNAFFAQFRTVDEDFFDDLEELLIESDVGYETAEELTEQLRDEAKLQKAKSHEDLKRVIVEKLVDLYDQNGNSEDEKLIYNPDNKPNVYLFVGVNGAGKTTTIGKLAKRFKDEGKSVILAAADTFRAGAVEQLVEWGKRVEVPVVVGKEKADPASVVYDATEKAIKEKADYLLVDTAGRLQNKKNLMSELEKIQRTIKKLLPDQPTETLLVLDGSTGQNALLQAKDFDKTTKLTGLVLTKLDGSSKGGVVLAIRNEMNLPVKLVGLGEKPEDLADFDAANYAIGLFHGLV encoded by the coding sequence TTGGGTTTATTTGATCGAATTAAGAAGTCACTTTTTGGTGATAAAGAAAAAGAAGAAGTTAAGTCTGAGGAAACTACTGAAGAACAAGAAACTGCTTCAGAAAATCAAGAAGATTCGGAAAAAGTAGAGGATCAAACTTCTGAAGAGACTCAAGAAGCTACCGAGAGTGGGTCTGACGGAGAAACAGAAGAATCAGCACCGGCTGCTAAGAAAAAAGAGGAAGAAGAGTCTCAATTAAATGATGAGGTTTCCGTTGAAACTCCAATTCAAGAAGATGAAGAATCCCAAACTTCTATTGATAACGAGGTAGAAGAAAGTACCGAAAATTCAGATGAGCCTGAAGATGAAAGTATTGCAGCTGATGATTCTGAGGAAGAAAATGATGATGCTCAACTTTATGAAAAGGGTCTAGAAAAAACTAATAAAGGATTTGGTGCACGTTTAAATGCTTTCTTTGCTCAATTTAGAACTGTTGATGAGGACTTTTTCGATGATTTGGAAGAACTACTCATCGAATCTGATGTTGGTTATGAAACTGCTGAAGAATTAACAGAGCAATTACGCGATGAGGCTAAGTTACAAAAGGCCAAGTCTCATGAAGATTTAAAGCGAGTAATTGTTGAAAAATTGGTTGATCTTTATGACCAAAATGGTAATTCTGAAGATGAAAAATTAATTTACAATCCTGATAATAAGCCAAATGTTTATCTTTTTGTAGGAGTAAATGGTGCTGGAAAAACTACTACTATTGGAAAATTAGCTAAAAGATTTAAGGATGAAGGGAAATCAGTCATCTTGGCCGCTGCCGATACTTTTAGAGCGGGTGCGGTTGAACAATTGGTTGAATGGGGTAAGCGTGTAGAGGTGCCTGTAGTAGTTGGTAAAGAAAAGGCAGATCCGGCTTCTGTGGTTTATGACGCTACTGAAAAAGCGATTAAAGAAAAGGCCGATTACTTATTAGTTGATACGGCTGGACGTCTTCAAAACAAGAAGAACTTAATGAGCGAGCTGGAAAAGATTCAACGGACTATTAAGAAATTGTTGCCAGATCAACCTACAGAAACCTTATTGGTTCTAGACGGTTCAACTGGACAAAATGCTTTGCTTCAAGCTAAGGACTTTGATAAAACTACTAAGTTGACAGGATTGGTTCTAACTAAATTAGATGGCTCATCTAAAGGTGGAGTTGTTTTAGCAATTAGAAATGAAATGAACTTACCAGTTAAATTAGTGGGATTAGGGGAAAAACCAGAAGATTTAGCTGATTTTGATGCAGCTAATTACGCGATTGGACTTTTCCATGGATTAGTTTAA
- the ylxM gene encoding YlxM family DNA-binding protein, translating to MDELTKTEQLGDLYAYYGSLLTKGQQNYFEDYYYNDLSLGEIADNHNVSRQAVYDNLRRSAAALKKYENKLHMQEDYNKIEDHLEKISQLIDHSNVSQAKIEIIELLNNMRGE from the coding sequence ATGGATGAATTGACAAAGACCGAACAACTTGGAGATCTTTATGCATACTATGGTTCTTTATTAACTAAAGGTCAGCAGAATTACTTTGAGGATTATTATTATAATGATCTTTCTTTAGGAGAAATTGCTGATAATCATAATGTTTCAAGACAAGCAGTTTATGACAATTTACGTCGATCGGCAGCTGCACTTAAAAAGTATGAAAATAAATTACATATGCAGGAAGATTATAATAAAATAGAAGATCATCTAGAAAAAATTTCTCAATTAATTGATCATTCTAATGTTAGTCAAGCTAAAATAGAGATTATTGAATTACTAAATAATATGAGAGGGGAATAA
- a CDS encoding amidohydrolase family protein, with the protein MKIDAFAHILTPNYYQKMLDIDPDIPDKYPFLKIKALTDIDYRLANWPDPHLKQVISFANLNVEDFVIPDQSADICRQANEEMEEIVKKHLDKFEAGVGMLPMNNIPAARAILQEISDSKYLVGAQIFTRHLGKSIAALEYRPVLAAAAKLNVPLWLHPVFDKRKPDNNLIFSWEYELSQAMLQLVQSDIFEEYPNLKILVHHAGAMVSFFSGRINQILDEQHADDFKNFYVDTAILGNPPALQLTLDYFGINHVLYATDAPFGVAPFGADEIVTAAVEDLDISDLYDNKIFKTNYEHFVE; encoded by the coding sequence ATGAAAATCGATGCATTCGCACATATTTTAACGCCAAACTATTATCAAAAGATGTTAGATATTGATCCTGATATTCCTGATAAATATCCATTTTTAAAGATTAAAGCTTTAACGGATATTGATTACCGCTTAGCTAATTGGCCAGACCCACATTTAAAACAAGTTATTTCTTTTGCAAATCTTAATGTAGAGGATTTCGTAATCCCGGATCAGTCAGCCGATATTTGTCGTCAGGCTAATGAAGAAATGGAGGAAATAGTTAAGAAGCACTTGGATAAGTTTGAAGCCGGGGTAGGGATGCTTCCGATGAATAATATTCCAGCTGCACGAGCAATTCTTCAAGAAATTTCAGATTCTAAATACTTAGTTGGTGCTCAAATTTTTACTCGCCATTTAGGTAAAAGTATTGCAGCACTTGAATATCGTCCTGTCTTAGCAGCTGCAGCTAAATTGAATGTTCCATTGTGGCTTCATCCAGTATTTGATAAGCGTAAACCGGATAACAATTTGATTTTCTCTTGGGAATATGAATTGTCCCAAGCTATGCTTCAATTAGTTCAATCCGATATTTTTGAGGAATATCCTAATTTAAAAATTTTGGTTCACCATGCAGGTGCAATGGTCTCATTCTTTAGTGGTCGGATTAACCAAATCTTGGATGAACAGCATGCTGATGATTTTAAGAACTTTTATGTAGATACTGCTATTTTAGGTAATCCGCCTGCTCTTCAGCTTACTTTGGACTACTTTGGTATCAATCATGTTCTTTATGCCACCGATGCTCCATTTGGGGTTGCTCCTTTTGGCGCTGATGAAATTGTTACTGCAGCTGTTGAGGATCTGGATATTTCAGATTTGTATGATAATAAGATTTTTAAAACCAATTATGAACACTTTGTTGAATAA